In a genomic window of Halobiforma lacisalsi AJ5:
- a CDS encoding DUF7555 family protein, with the protein MSRTRPDPATLAWTIVDAVAYAVAFAALVVAVVTPVAYVATRGEWAGVKVGLFLVGMAFFGYGSLRLWFASSQQQYDAEQERRQGSGGLAGAGSSSLSASETTLTIEQDSRLQTALDGRSWYPTDRLPPTGRVSPSAKLFLGSLLVLAASFAMETVFGV; encoded by the coding sequence ATGTCTCGAACCCGTCCCGACCCCGCGACGCTCGCCTGGACCATCGTCGACGCCGTCGCCTACGCGGTCGCCTTCGCGGCGCTCGTCGTCGCGGTAGTGACGCCGGTCGCGTACGTCGCGACCCGCGGCGAGTGGGCGGGCGTCAAGGTCGGTCTCTTCCTCGTCGGAATGGCCTTCTTCGGCTACGGGAGCCTCCGACTGTGGTTCGCGTCCTCCCAGCAGCAGTACGACGCGGAACAGGAGCGACGACAGGGGTCCGGCGGACTCGCGGGCGCGGGCTCGAGTTCCCTGTCGGCGTCGGAAACGACTCTCACGATCGAACAGGACTCCCGGCTCCAGACGGCGCTCGATGGCCGCTCCTGGTACCCGACGGACCGCCTGCCGCCGACAGGACGGGTGTCGCCGTCCGCGAAGCTGTTTCTCGGAAGCCTGCTCGTACTCGCGGCATCGTTCGCGATGGAAACCGTCTTCGGCGTCTAG
- a CDS encoding ABC transporter permease, protein MSRWRYLLRRILLSIPVIVFGLTITFVIVRMGPIDPVSAILGPEAGAGQRTRIEERLGLNQPLWEQYIDFMTDMLVPWSFDLGQSWVIQPGTDVTALLSSYAPRTLWLGFWSILIPIFVGIPLGFYAGLNSNSWGDYLASFGGIVWRAMPNFWLAIMLLAFLRLSDKFLFGFRWDTFIVEIDSLVGQPPLDFIAVTDWVSLGIISIPVGIYFSATTFLASFKQILPAAIVLGSSLMGNELRISRTAVLETINSNYVETAKAKGLRSRVIVWKHVFRNALIPLVPVITNEAFVLIGGSVIVEVIFGINGLGYLFYQGAIQDDFPLVSSLMFIFILVIVSINILQDFLYTILDPRVGYQR, encoded by the coding sequence ATGAGTCGCTGGCGCTATCTGCTTCGCCGCATCCTGCTATCGATCCCGGTCATCGTCTTCGGACTGACGATCACGTTCGTTATCGTCCGGATGGGACCGATCGATCCCGTCTCGGCAATCCTGGGACCGGAAGCGGGTGCGGGACAACGGACGCGAATCGAAGAACGGCTCGGATTGAATCAACCGCTGTGGGAGCAGTACATCGACTTCATGACCGACATGCTGGTTCCGTGGTCGTTCGACCTCGGCCAGTCGTGGGTCATCCAGCCCGGGACAGATGTGACTGCGCTGCTTTCGAGCTACGCGCCTCGAACGCTGTGGCTGGGCTTTTGGTCCATCCTGATCCCGATATTCGTCGGAATCCCGCTCGGATTCTACGCCGGCCTCAACTCGAACTCCTGGGGTGACTATCTCGCCTCGTTCGGCGGGATCGTCTGGCGGGCAATGCCGAACTTCTGGCTGGCGATCATGCTCCTGGCGTTCCTGCGCCTGAGCGACAAGTTCCTGTTCGGCTTCCGGTGGGACACGTTCATCGTCGAGATCGACAGTCTCGTCGGACAGCCGCCCCTCGACTTCATCGCCGTCACCGACTGGGTCAGCCTCGGCATCATCAGCATCCCGGTCGGCATCTACTTCTCGGCGACGACCTTCCTGGCCTCGTTCAAGCAGATCCTGCCGGCGGCGATCGTCCTCGGCTCCTCGCTGATGGGCAACGAACTCCGTATCAGCCGCACCGCGGTCCTCGAGACGATCAACTCGAACTACGTCGAGACCGCGAAGGCGAAGGGGCTCCGGAGCCGGGTGATCGTCTGGAAGCACGTCTTCCGTAACGCTTTGATCCCGCTCGTGCCGGTCATCACGAACGAGGCGTTCGTCCTGATCGGCGGGTCGGTCATCGTCGAGGTGATCTTCGGGATCAACGGGCTCGGCTACCTGTTCTACCAGGGTGCCATCCAGGATGACTTCCCGCTCGTCTCCTCGCTGATGTTCATCTTCATCCTGGTGATCGTGTCGATCAACATCCTTCAGGACTTCCTCTATACGATCCTGGATCCGCGCGTGGGGTATCAACGATGA
- a CDS encoding ABC transporter ATP-binding protein: MSMEDPIETTNDDASTATTSDSSSEPIVTVRNLQTAFFTEKEVIRAVDGVSFEIEVGETVGIVGESGSGKSVTARSIMGLIDDPGRILDGSSIRYHHPETVENYAEEYPGHTVDLAAAREEFDPADLLEDPTLDASAAEFADPGEPVPSADEIDVADVIDAGYGEELGLVDEDDFVFVDRSSADREDNYVDVTRTSGESLRKLRGGNIAMVFQDPLTSLNPVYTVGNQIKEALRLHQGITGKEATEEAIELLESVGIPDAPQRVSEYPHQFSGGMRQRAVIAMALACDPELLICDEPTTALDVTIQAQILELLEDLQEERDLAIMFITHDMGVIAEISDRVNVMYAGEVIESADVETLFADPSHPYTQGLLESIPGRQVGADRLSTIEGDVPTPNEPATYCRFAPRCPKAFEACDRVHPESVPVDDGAEDHRVSCLLYPESESEADRIALHDRLGDPESDPDGAGDATEGGESR; encoded by the coding sequence ATGTCGATGGAAGATCCGATCGAAACAACGAACGACGACGCGAGTACAGCGACGACGAGCGACTCGAGTTCGGAGCCGATCGTGACCGTTCGGAACCTCCAGACCGCCTTCTTCACCGAGAAGGAGGTCATCCGTGCGGTCGACGGCGTGAGCTTCGAGATCGAGGTCGGCGAAACCGTCGGTATCGTCGGGGAGAGCGGTTCGGGCAAGAGCGTCACGGCCCGCTCGATCATGGGCCTGATCGACGACCCCGGCCGCATCCTCGATGGAAGCAGCATTCGCTACCACCACCCCGAGACCGTCGAGAACTACGCCGAGGAGTACCCCGGCCACACGGTCGACCTCGCCGCCGCACGCGAGGAGTTCGATCCGGCGGACCTCCTCGAGGATCCGACCCTCGACGCGTCCGCAGCGGAGTTCGCCGACCCCGGCGAACCGGTGCCGTCGGCCGACGAGATCGACGTGGCCGACGTCATCGACGCGGGGTACGGCGAGGAACTCGGACTGGTCGACGAGGACGACTTCGTCTTCGTCGATCGCTCGAGCGCCGACCGCGAGGACAACTACGTCGACGTGACCCGGACCAGCGGGGAGTCCCTGCGCAAACTGCGGGGCGGGAACATCGCGATGGTGTTCCAGGACCCGCTGACGAGTCTGAACCCGGTCTACACCGTCGGCAACCAGATCAAGGAAGCGCTGCGGCTCCACCAGGGTATCACGGGCAAGGAGGCCACCGAGGAGGCGATCGAACTCCTCGAGTCCGTCGGCATCCCGGACGCCCCACAGCGAGTCTCGGAGTATCCCCACCAGTTCTCCGGCGGGATGCGCCAGCGCGCCGTCATCGCGATGGCGCTTGCCTGCGATCCGGAGCTTTTGATCTGTGACGAGCCGACGACCGCCCTGGACGTGACGATCCAGGCCCAGATCCTCGAGTTGCTCGAGGACCTCCAGGAGGAACGGGACCTCGCGATCATGTTCATCACCCACGACATGGGTGTCATCGCCGAGATTTCCGACCGGGTCAACGTCATGTACGCCGGGGAGGTCATCGAGTCGGCCGACGTCGAGACGCTGTTCGCCGACCCCTCCCACCCCTACACGCAGGGGCTGCTCGAGTCGATTCCGGGCCGCCAGGTCGGCGCCGATCGGCTCTCGACGATCGAGGGCGACGTTCCGACGCCGAACGAGCCGGCGACCTACTGCCGGTTCGCGCCGCGGTGTCCGAAGGCGTTCGAGGCTTGCGACCGGGTCCACCCCGAGTCGGTACCCGTCGACGACGGGGCCGAGGACCACCGCGTCTCCTGTCTGCTCTACCCCGAATCCGAATCCGAAGCCGACCGGATCGCGTTACACGACCGCCTCGGCGATCCGGAAAGCGATCCCGACGGCGCAGGCGACGCGACCGAGGGAGGTGAGAGCCGATGA
- a CDS encoding ABC transporter ATP-binding protein — MSESESEPRRDADRRVSSDQHGETLIEVDDLKTYYEGNDFFGGQPVKAVDGVNFEIARGETLGLVGESGCGKTTLGRTLIRLEEATDGEVRYDGTEVTSLSGSELKQWRRNAQMVFQDPQSSLNDRMTIGEIVREPLDVHDWKTPRERREHVRDLLETVGLQKEHYYRYPHQFSGGQRQRIGIARALALEPEFVVLDEPVSALDVSVQAKVLNLLEDLQDEFGLTYLFIAHDLSVVRHICDRVAVMYLGNILEIGPTEELFENPANPYTHALLSAIPEPDPTVDRDRIILNGTPPSPRDPPSGCPFSTRCPAKIRPEEYADMDDDVWEAINLFRVLLDERARADLSIRDRVREFRGKNVRFDEITEVRKELFGDLDLSADVDRHVNQAQEYVEAGEFDRAREYLAEEFDSICDREAPTLCAVGNAGRSSACHRHDDEYASPEEEL, encoded by the coding sequence ATGTCCGAATCGGAATCAGAACCACGGCGCGATGCCGATCGACGCGTATCGAGCGACCAGCACGGCGAAACGCTGATCGAAGTCGACGACCTGAAGACCTACTACGAGGGTAACGACTTCTTCGGCGGACAGCCCGTCAAAGCCGTCGACGGTGTGAACTTCGAAATCGCCCGCGGCGAGACCCTCGGGCTCGTCGGCGAGTCCGGCTGTGGGAAGACCACCCTCGGCCGGACGCTGATCCGCCTCGAGGAGGCCACCGACGGGGAGGTCCGTTACGACGGCACGGAGGTGACGAGCCTCAGCGGCTCCGAGCTCAAACAGTGGCGTCGGAACGCACAGATGGTGTTCCAGGACCCCCAGTCGAGCCTGAACGACCGGATGACGATCGGCGAGATCGTCCGGGAGCCGCTCGACGTCCACGACTGGAAGACCCCTCGTGAACGGCGGGAACACGTCCGCGACCTGCTCGAGACGGTCGGTCTCCAGAAGGAACACTACTACCGGTACCCCCACCAGTTCTCCGGGGGGCAGCGCCAGCGTATCGGAATTGCGCGGGCACTCGCGCTCGAACCGGAGTTCGTCGTCCTCGACGAACCCGTCTCGGCGCTGGACGTTTCGGTCCAGGCGAAGGTGTTGAACCTGCTCGAGGATCTGCAGGACGAGTTCGGACTGACGTACCTGTTCATCGCCCACGACCTGAGCGTCGTCCGGCACATCTGCGACCGGGTCGCCGTGATGTACCTGGGGAACATCCTCGAGATCGGGCCCACCGAAGAACTGTTCGAGAATCCGGCGAACCCGTACACGCACGCGCTGCTGTCGGCGATCCCGGAACCGGATCCGACCGTCGATCGGGACCGGATCATCCTCAACGGGACGCCGCCGAGCCCGCGGGATCCGCCTTCGGGCTGTCCGTTCAGCACCCGCTGTCCGGCGAAGATCAGGCCGGAGGAGTACGCGGATATGGACGACGACGTCTGGGAGGCGATCAACCTCTTCCGGGTACTCTTGGACGAGCGGGCGCGGGCCGATCTCTCGATCCGCGATCGCGTCCGCGAGTTCCGCGGGAAGAACGTCCGCTTCGACGAGATCACCGAGGTTCGAAAGGAACTGTTCGGCGATCTCGATCTGTCGGCGGACGTCGACCGCCACGTCAACCAGGCCCAGGAGTACGTCGAGGCGGGCGAGTTCGACCGTGCTCGCGAGTACCTCGCCGAGGAGTTCGACAGTATCTGTGACCGCGAGGCACCGACCCTCTGTGCGGTCGGCAACGCCGGACGCTCGAGCGCCTGTCATCGCCACGACGACGAGTACGCGTCGCCCGAAGAGGAACTGTAG
- a CDS encoding DUF7529 family protein, whose translation MTDVGNGNDSRGQRTPGRAAIKEAWQRTLEDMDALAAEREQQGWDVVIARAGNTAPTAPAERDDDRFGPSFTIPDNDAEEFAEAFERGDYPLYEVYRETVDDNVFLVVEYRDPDAETVIMIAGQYRLRDAPGMAQAAIDEDVIYTRVRTLDGTVLGSFQHDDYEKFVPDIERVANWHGDGTED comes from the coding sequence ATGACCGATGTCGGGAACGGCAACGACAGTCGTGGGCAGCGAACGCCCGGACGAGCAGCGATAAAAGAAGCGTGGCAGCGCACGCTCGAGGACATGGACGCGCTCGCGGCGGAACGCGAACAGCAGGGCTGGGACGTCGTCATTGCCAGGGCGGGCAACACGGCTCCGACGGCCCCAGCAGAGCGCGACGACGACCGGTTCGGGCCGTCGTTCACTATCCCGGACAACGACGCGGAGGAGTTCGCCGAGGCGTTCGAACGCGGCGACTACCCCCTCTACGAGGTGTACCGGGAGACCGTCGACGACAACGTCTTCCTCGTCGTCGAGTACCGCGACCCCGACGCCGAGACGGTGATCATGATCGCCGGCCAGTACCGCCTGCGCGACGCTCCCGGAATGGCACAGGCCGCGATCGACGAGGACGTCATCTACACCCGGGTTCGAACGCTCGACGGGACGGTGCTCGGCTCGTTCCAGCACGACGACTACGAGAAGTTCGTCCCCGACATCGAGCGGGTCGCAAACTGGCACGGCGACGGCACCGAAGACTGA
- a CDS encoding ABC transporter permease: MSVEDEFDDKTLRERIAENPRPAMLWVAGLVVLLALELGSIAAAVLRVGSVIKFAIGGIANTPSWMAGFVSESLGSIGGTIAYGFTALALLVIAAIVVKWLFIPFSIVDRLGLELGVGKADVVERAIVTAVIGVVTLLFVATPLGAAVDAVIGALTQGLESVSSLQTLTSRETIPNQGYQLPDGSWEGTWLGLSPAMAWGARVLLIYAYAFGLLAWFWRGYNVFRDHYREADWTPRDDSVNRFRNHYWGVFGFVVVFIFVVMALWAPALSPVTAEANLYSPYEHEVQYYDEEIEDVASIPHGEANLETRSVGGDSNVGLMSYDKYDRFHPAGTNQDGKDLFTFLAYGAQVSLVIGLLATGLMTLVATALALMTAYYKGLLDLLTVVVSDSIISLPRLLVVLLLSVVFMEANHPIATIYDGGLLLALIFAATGWPLLWRAVRGPALQVAEEEWVDAARSYGQSPVETMKKHMSPYIAGYMLVYASMTLGGVIIGVAALSFLGFGVQPPTPEWGRAVYEGRPYVPTSSWHTATIPGLMVVFLVTAFNALGDGIRDAIDPESDASSDEAGTGAAASGGGG, translated from the coding sequence ATGAGTGTAGAAGACGAATTCGACGACAAGACCCTTCGAGAACGTATCGCAGAGAACCCGCGACCGGCCATGCTGTGGGTCGCCGGACTCGTGGTCCTGCTGGCACTCGAGCTCGGCTCGATCGCGGCCGCCGTCCTCCGGGTCGGCAGCGTAATCAAATTCGCGATCGGCGGGATCGCGAACACACCGTCGTGGATGGCCGGTTTCGTCTCCGAATCGCTCGGGTCGATCGGCGGTACGATCGCCTACGGGTTCACGGCGCTTGCACTGCTCGTGATCGCGGCAATCGTCGTCAAATGGCTGTTCATCCCGTTCTCGATCGTCGATCGGCTCGGGCTCGAACTGGGCGTCGGCAAGGCCGACGTCGTCGAGCGAGCGATCGTGACCGCCGTCATCGGTGTCGTCACGCTGCTCTTCGTCGCGACGCCGCTCGGCGCCGCGGTCGACGCCGTGATCGGCGCGCTCACGCAGGGCCTCGAGTCGGTCAGTTCCCTCCAGACCCTGACGAGTCGCGAGACGATCCCCAACCAGGGGTACCAGCTGCCCGACGGAAGCTGGGAGGGGACCTGGCTCGGCCTCTCGCCCGCGATGGCGTGGGGCGCTCGCGTACTCCTCATTTACGCGTACGCGTTCGGTCTCCTCGCGTGGTTCTGGAGAGGGTACAACGTCTTCCGGGATCACTACCGCGAGGCCGACTGGACGCCCCGCGACGATAGCGTCAATCGGTTCCGGAACCACTACTGGGGGGTGTTCGGGTTCGTCGTCGTCTTCATCTTCGTCGTGATGGCCCTGTGGGCCCCGGCGCTCAGCCCGGTCACCGCAGAAGCGAACCTCTATAGCCCGTACGAACACGAAGTGCAGTACTACGACGAGGAGATCGAAGACGTCGCCTCGATCCCACACGGCGAGGCGAACCTCGAGACGCGGTCGGTCGGTGGCGACAGTAACGTCGGCCTGATGAGCTACGACAAGTACGACAGGTTCCATCCGGCAGGGACGAATCAAGACGGGAAGGACCTGTTTACCTTCCTCGCGTACGGAGCGCAAGTATCGCTCGTCATCGGTCTACTCGCGACCGGACTGATGACCCTCGTTGCGACGGCGCTTGCGCTAATGACCGCCTACTACAAGGGGCTGCTCGACTTGCTCACGGTGGTCGTCAGCGACTCGATCATCTCGCTTCCCCGGTTGCTGGTCGTGTTGCTCCTCTCGGTCGTGTTCATGGAGGCGAACCATCCGATCGCGACGATCTACGACGGCGGCTTACTGCTGGCGTTGATCTTCGCGGCGACCGGGTGGCCGCTGCTGTGGCGTGCGGTCCGTGGTCCGGCGCTGCAGGTCGCCGAGGAGGAGTGGGTCGACGCCGCCCGGAGCTACGGGCAGAGTCCAGTCGAAACGATGAAAAAGCACATGTCGCCCTACATCGCGGGCTACATGCTCGTGTACGCGTCGATGACCCTCGGCGGGGTCATCATCGGCGTCGCCGCACTCTCGTTCCTCGGGTTCGGCGTACAGCCGCCGACGCCCGAGTGGGGACGTGCGGTCTACGAGGGTCGACCCTACGTCCCGACCTCGTCGTGGCACACCGCCACGATTCCGGGGCTGATGGTCGTGTTCCTCGTCACCGCGTTCAACGCACTCGGTGACGGTATCCGCGACGCGATCGACCCCGAAAGCGATGCCAGCAGCGACGAAGCCGGGACCGGTGCCGCCGCAAGCGGAGGTGGTGGCTGA